Proteins encoded together in one Mugil cephalus isolate CIBA_MC_2020 chromosome 16, CIBA_Mcephalus_1.1, whole genome shotgun sequence window:
- the LOC125022793 gene encoding mucin-2-like, giving the protein MAPNIKFCSVLWIVVAIIAVTPTTTLAQTVTVTHTEIVTATVTHTEVVTATLTQTFTATLIPTTAEITPTITETPTTTVTPTATETPTTTLTPTATETPTVTETPTTTVTPTATETPTATVTPTTTVTPTITVTTTTTVTPTTTMTTPTTTATTPTETVTTPTTTVTTPTTTVTTPTTAVTTPTATVTTPTETLTTPTTTVTTPTTTVMTPTETLTTPTTTVTTPTETVTTPTTTVTTPTTTVTTPTETVTTPTTTVMTPTTTVTTPTETVTTPTETVTTPTTTVTTPTTAVTTPITTVTTPTETVTPPTTTVTTPTETVTTPTTTVTTPTETVTTPTTTVTSPTETVTTPTTTVTTPTETVTTPTTTVITPTETVTTPTTTVTTPTETVTTPTETVTTPTTTVTPPTTTVTTPTTTVTTPTTTVTTPTETVTTPTTTVTTVTTPTATVTTPNETVTTPTTTVTTPTETVTTPTETVTTPTETVTTPTTTVMTPTETVTTPTTAVTTPTDTVITPTTTVTTTPTTVTPTTSLPGTTTAPGTTTTVPDPCASNPCGKGSTCEARANQGFICLCLAGDNYNNKTRRCESAKVFPGHINLPAIAFEKGMLNKTSPVFKRTADNITQELDDIFRFDTTYIRSIVLKLWPADNRQFRELVGINASIEIIYSPESNITTTGVESVLEKAGERPSGPLAGSSYAPVNVCDNDPCEGATTKCSSEDGVFNCTCTADYVPSMYSNRKCDACPPGQKADNSKCVSCPFGHSGLNCNETWQFTLVIVGSVLGAILLIALVLLLLVSHMSSKKKSKTNTTGFFGNVFVNQPTSKAPLSNVHAVHSQGSATGLAAYTQSGVVRLPRAKVDDTWNSNTNLEMTASHNRQNLVPAGRNNISDQSRGYNNPYYTRDNEN; this is encoded by the exons ATGGCTCCAAACATCAAATTCTGCTCTGTCCTATGGATAGTTGTTGCAATTATTG CAGTGACTCCAACGACAACATTGGCTCAAACCGTAACAGTGACTCACACCGAAATAGTAACTGCAACGGTGACTCACACCGAAGTAGTAACTGCAACATTGACGCAAACATTCACCGCAACGTTAATTCCAACTACAGCAGAGATAACTCCAACCATAACCGAGACTCCAACCACGACCGTGACTCCAACCGcaacagagactccaaccacaacctTGACTCCAACAGCAACGGAGACTCCAACTGtaacagagactccaaccacaaccgtgactccaaccgcaacagagactccaaccgcaacagtgactccaaccacaaccgtgactccaaccataacagtgactacaaccacaacagtgactccaaccacaacaatgaccactccaaccacaacagctacaactccaaccgaaacagtgacgactccaaccacaacagtgacaactCCAACCACGACAGTGACGACTCCAACCACAGCAGTTACAACTCCAACCGCAACAGTTACCACTCCAACCGAAACATTGaccactccaaccacaacagtaaCCACTCCAACTACAACAGTGATGACTCCAACCGAAACACTGaccactccaaccacaacagttaccactccaaccgaaacagtgacgactccaaccacaacagtgacgactccaaccacaacagtgaccactccaaccgaaacagtgacgactccaaccacaacagtgatgactccaaccacaacagttaccactccaaccgaaacagtgaccactccaaccgaaacagtgaccactccaaccacaacagttaCCACTCCAACCACAGCAGTGACCACTCCAATCACAACAGTTAccactccaaccgaaacagtgactcctccaaccacaacagttaccactccaaccgaaacagtgacgactccaaccacaacagtgaccactccaaccgaaacagtgaccactccaaccacaacagtgaccagtccaaccgaaacagtgaccactccaaccacaacagtgaccactccaaccgaaacagtgaccactccaaccacaacagttatcactccaaccgaaacagtgaccactccaaccacaacagtgaccactccaaccgaaacagtgaccactccaaccgaaacagtgaccactccaaccacaacagtgacacctccaaccacaacagtgaccactccaaccacaacagtgacaactccaaccacaacagtgaccactccaaccgaaacagtgaccactccaaccacaacagtg acaacagtgaccactccaactgcaacagtgaccactccaaacgaaacagtgacgactccaacaacaacagttaccactccaaccgaaacagtgacgactccaaccgaaacagtgaccactccaactgAAACAGTGACGACTCCAACTACAACAGTGATGactccaaccgaaacagtgacgactccaaccacagcagtgaccactccaactgACACAGTGAtcactccaaccacaacagtgacgaCTACACCCACAACAGTGACTCCAACAACAAGTCTTCCAGGTACTACAACAGCTCCAGGTACTACAACAACAGTTCCAG atccATGTGCTTCAAACCCTTGTGGTAAAGGAAGCACGTGTGAGGCTCGAGCTAATCAAGGCTTCATATGCTTGTGTCTGGCTGGTgataactacaacaacaaaacccgCCGTTGTGAGAGTG ccAAAGTTTTCCCTGGACACATAAACCTGCCTGCAATAGCATTTGAGAAGGGCATGTTAAACAAGACATCACCAGTGTTCAAAAGGACTGCAGACAATATTACCCAAGAg ctggatgacattttcagatttgaTACTACTTACATTCGATCTATAGTTCTGAAACTGTG GCCAGCTGACAACAGGCAATTTAGGGAGTTGGTTGGCATCAATGCGTCAATAGAGATCATCTACTCACCAGAATCCAACATCACAACAACAGGGGTTGAAAGCGTTTTGGAGAAGGCTGGCGAACGCCCCAGCGGTCCACTGGCAGGGTCAAGTTATGCTC CGGTAAACGTGTGTGACAATGATCCATGTGAAGGAGCAACCACAAAATGCTCGTCAGAAGATGGTGTTTTCAACTGCACCTGTACAGCTGACTACGTTCCGAGCATGTACAGTAACAGAAAATGTGATG cttGTCCCCCTGGACAAAAAGCAGATAATTCTAAGTGTGTCAG ttgtCCATTTGGTCATTCTGGTCTTAACTGCAATGAAA CATGGCAGTTCACCCTGGTGATCGTCGGCTCCGTGCTCGGTGCAATTCTGCTCATAGCCCTCGTTCTTCTGCTGTTAGTCAGTCACAT GTCTTCGAAGAAAAAGTCGAAGACAAACACGACTGGATTCTTTGGAAATGTCTTCGTCAACCAGCCTACTTCCAAGGCACCATTGAGCAATGTCCACGCAGTCCACAGCCAGGGGTCAGCCACTGGCTTGGCAGCTTATACCCAGAGTGGGGTTGTTAGACTTCCACGGGCAAAGGTCGATGACACTTGGAACAGCAACACCAACCTGGAGATGACTGCCAGCCACAATCGGCAAAACCTTGTCCCTGCAGGGAGG AACAACATCAGTGACCAGAGCAGGGGCTACAACAACCCTTACTACACGCGAGACAATGAGAATTAA